In Gracilimonas sp., a single window of DNA contains:
- the prmA gene encoding 50S ribosomal protein L11 methyltransferase — translation MEYVELRISLKDDFHELLIAELFDLDFEGFEQEDDMLVATIPSKRFDDSKREDIEQKLMIFGLGTVILSEKVIPPQNWNEEWERTIQPQTIGQFYVHPTWSGTGGELGDKIELMIDPKMAFGTGYHATTQVMLEWLPEVISKGDKVLDAGTGTGILAIAALKVGADSAFGFDVDEWSETNARENILLNDVGNFQVKLGSTEVIPKGEKYDVILANINRNALIELLPELVIHLGEGGKIVLSGLLEEDEYVMLEQPVLKDLTHMETRNHLEWIAIMFQA, via the coding sequence ATGGAATATGTTGAACTTCGCATATCACTAAAAGATGACTTCCACGAACTGCTGATAGCTGAGTTGTTTGATTTGGACTTTGAGGGCTTTGAACAAGAAGATGATATGCTGGTTGCTACCATACCTTCCAAACGATTTGATGATTCCAAGCGTGAAGATATAGAGCAAAAGCTTATGATTTTTGGCTTAGGTACCGTGATCCTGAGCGAAAAGGTTATCCCTCCGCAGAATTGGAATGAAGAATGGGAGCGCACCATCCAGCCGCAAACCATTGGGCAGTTTTATGTGCATCCGACTTGGTCGGGAACGGGAGGAGAGCTTGGAGATAAAATTGAGCTGATGATTGATCCCAAAATGGCATTTGGCACCGGGTATCATGCCACAACACAGGTGATGCTGGAGTGGCTTCCGGAAGTGATAAGCAAAGGCGACAAAGTTTTGGACGCCGGAACGGGAACCGGTATCCTGGCAATCGCAGCTCTTAAAGTAGGCGCCGATTCAGCCTTTGGATTTGATGTTGACGAGTGGAGTGAAACCAATGCCAGGGAAAATATTTTATTAAACGACGTAGGGAATTTTCAAGTTAAGCTGGGCTCAACGGAAGTGATCCCAAAGGGAGAAAAATATGATGTGATCCTCGCCAACATCAATCGAAATGCACTTATTGAACTTCTACCTGAATTGGTAATACATCTGGGTGAAGGTGGCAAAATAGTACTGTCCGGATTGCTGGAAGAAGATGAATACGTCATGCTGGAACAGCCGGTTTTAAAAGATTTAACCCACATGGAAACTCGTAATCACCTGGAATGGATTGCAATAATGTTTCAAGCATGA
- a CDS encoding Ppx/GppA phosphatase family protein — MKAAIDIGTNTVLLLVAEMHEGMINSLHEEQRVPRLGKGVDADKNINQAATDRVIEALSEYKEILASGYPEVENVTVTATSAVRDANNREEFIQNVRKSTGYNIKLLSGREEAEWTAAGALSMFSQSPENQTAILDIGGGSTEIALLNGLEVKDSHSFDMGSVRFTERFLKNNPPKTNEITACREEIKRLLESRPFIVKNDIQAVGVAGTVTTLAGMILDLETYQPEKLNGFSISAYKLQNIIDLFSKYPSEEMLNKHPVYLKGRADIFLAGMLILEGFMTHFKVTDITVSTGGIRHGAVLKT; from the coding sequence ATGAAAGCAGCCATTGATATAGGTACAAATACGGTTTTGTTGCTTGTCGCAGAAATGCATGAGGGGATGATCAATTCTCTTCACGAAGAACAGCGCGTGCCCCGTTTGGGGAAAGGGGTAGATGCCGACAAGAATATAAATCAAGCCGCTACGGATAGGGTTATTGAAGCCCTGAGTGAATACAAAGAAATTCTGGCATCCGGTTACCCGGAAGTGGAGAACGTAACGGTAACGGCTACCAGTGCAGTTCGGGATGCGAATAACCGGGAAGAGTTTATACAAAATGTAAGGAAAAGCACCGGGTATAATATAAAGCTGTTGTCGGGAAGGGAAGAAGCAGAATGGACGGCAGCCGGGGCGCTGTCAATGTTTTCCCAAAGCCCGGAAAACCAAACTGCAATTTTGGATATCGGTGGAGGAAGTACGGAGATTGCCCTTTTGAATGGACTTGAAGTCAAAGACAGTCATTCTTTTGACATGGGATCGGTGCGATTTACAGAGCGTTTTTTAAAAAATAATCCTCCCAAAACAAATGAGATTACAGCCTGTCGAGAAGAAATAAAGAGATTACTTGAAAGCCGACCATTTATTGTCAAAAATGATATACAAGCCGTAGGAGTTGCAGGGACGGTGACCACCCTTGCCGGAATGATTTTAGATTTAGAAACCTATCAACCAGAAAAGCTTAACGGATTTTCCATTTCAGCATATAAATTGCAGAACATTATCGACTTATTCAGCAAATACCCGTCGGAAGAAATGCTGAATAAACATCCGGTTTACCTGAAGGGGAGGGCTGATATCTTTTTGGCCGGTATGCTAATTTTAGAAGGGTTTATGACACATTTCAAGGTGACCGATATTACGGTTTCTACGGGAGGTATCCGTCATGGTGCAGTTTTAAAGACATAA
- a CDS encoding RNA polymerase sigma factor, producing MPEENSEIKNNSPRQNASASSLEDDKFVAEALAGREDSYKKLVDKYQKPLYFHIRKMIKEVELVEDLVQEVFMKAFHNLSTYSNEYAFSTWLYRIATNHTIDYLRKKKLQTLSINQPYQTKDGEMEIQLPDDNFLTDQPVIKKERKQIVQNAIENLPEKYRAVIEMRHMEEKSYQEIAEILDLPLGTVKAHIFRARELLYKALIDKRDKF from the coding sequence ATGCCAGAAGAAAACTCCGAAATTAAAAATAACTCGCCGCGCCAAAATGCATCTGCAAGTAGTCTTGAAGATGATAAATTTGTGGCCGAAGCATTGGCAGGCCGGGAAGATTCTTACAAAAAATTAGTAGATAAGTATCAGAAGCCGCTTTACTTCCACATCCGTAAAATGATAAAGGAAGTAGAATTGGTGGAAGATTTGGTGCAGGAAGTGTTTATGAAAGCCTTCCATAATTTATCTACATACAGTAACGAATATGCTTTTTCTACCTGGCTATACCGCATTGCCACCAACCATACCATCGACTATCTGCGTAAAAAGAAACTGCAGACTTTATCCATCAATCAACCTTATCAAACGAAAGATGGGGAAATGGAAATTCAGCTTCCTGATGATAATTTCTTGACCGATCAGCCGGTAATTAAAAAGGAGAGAAAGCAGATCGTGCAAAATGCGATAGAGAATCTTCCGGAGAAATACAGGGCAGTAATAGAAATGCGCCACATGGAAGAGAAATCATACCAGGAAATAGCAGAGATTCTGGATCTGCCTTTGGGCACAGTAAAAGCACATATATTTAGAGCAAGAGAGTTACTGTATAAAGCTTTAATTGATAAAAGAGATAAATTTTAA